The sequence TGCTAGTTATGGTCGGTGGTTAGCATGACTGAACACGAAAGAAGGAGAGAGCGactacagaaaaaaaaaaaaacataaagaaaatAAGGGTTGAAGATGAGGGTTTGGTACCTAGGGTTTCGTGCGGCTTgacttttcttttaatatatatataaatactttCCAAACCAAAACCTTAATTTGccttcaaataaataaataaaaataaggaaattctttcaaatggtaaaactgttgaaaatatttataagatatagtaagattttagaactatcaatgatagacactgatagcaCTGTAAtatatcaacatctatcattgatagttctaaaattttgctatattttataaatatatatatttccttttCTTACCTAAATTCTAAAACTTTCACAAATCAAATCCAATATCACAAATCTTTTAGTGAATATAATTTAAGTTGAATTATCTCATcactataatttaattttagcctaaaaaatttgaaatacaaCTCAAATACTTcaagataattaaattaaaattatctaaaaaatcGGTTTACCTCATAAATGTCTTACACACACTCTTGTGTGGAAGCCTTTGGAATAGTGTCTCTTCTATTCTCCTTCCCCCTCTGTCTATatgattttctattttcatttttcgtGATGTAATCCTCTAGTTTGGTGGTTTGTCTTTGtcaaatgagaaaaaaatttaaaaataaaaaacaaaaaagagagaaaggaaaaaCTTCCGAATATACGTATCAACAACCCTTCTTATACATGTTTTAAGTTATCTATTTGTTTATTTCTATGAATTTATGACtttctttaattataattaataatggTATGGAAAGAAGCATTGAAATTCTATATATCTCTCTAATATTTAATGTATAAACAACTATCTTTTGTATGTTCAAAAGGGGAAGAAAAAAGACtaacttttgtttctttttgtttacTTTCAActtaacttctttttttcttttttgtttcatttttgtatttattattatcgtccatttatatatatatatatatatatatattttttgttcgATTGATTTATCTGACGTTCAtatttagtttttctttaaCTAAACAATTCTACGGAAAGAATTCACTCATATATCTacttttcttcttaaaaaaacaaataataatagtagtaataataataatagcaacaacaataaaacttattgtGTCTAACATTAGCGTTTTTATTAGTCTCAATGATCCTTACCTAAATTATTCTTAATACTAATGTGGTAGAACATTGTATCAAAACACACTATTTTAtcaatctaaaaataaataaatatcacatGCATGAAACTAGTAttcttaaaacataaaaatttagtctctttattttatgtatatatagttTTGTAAAATGACTCtataactcaaaaaaaaaaaaaaaaatcaaaatgatatattaaCCTAAAGTTTAGAACATACTCTTTATTTCTCCTATTTCCATTAATTTTGAGAGTGAGAATAGTACCCatgtatattataaaaattgtgAGGTATTCTCATCTTGTTCAGGCGAGGTctcttcaatttttattttttttaaaaaaaattaattcatttaatcttttgaaaagaagaACCTAATAAgattaatcaaaattatcaTTAACCTAAGTTTTGTAATAATACACTTTTGGTCAACAAATTATGATTCGAGTATTGTATTGATCTTTCAAAtgtgaaaacaacatttttatttcttaaagtTTATTAAGCTTATACATGTAGTCAACATCTCATTGgttaacaatatatataatcaaatcgAACCTgttttttaaagagaaaaagacAAATTTGGGGTTGATAtctatgtttcttttttcttccacATTCAAAACCCAAGTGTGGAaccaattaaatattattaaactGTTTGTTATTTAGATGATTAGTTGCAAATTTTTTATcctgtttttcctttttcttttttaacaagATCTCGAAAAATCAATAGGTGGACTCAGATATTTAAACTAAGTTGACATATTTCTAGTACCCTCATCACGTCACAGTCGAAAAACGATTTTACAATCTATAGAATGATTAGTAAAGAATGTCagtatacaaatatataatatatttttctccCCTATTGCATGTTCAATAGAAACATTAAGACAGTGACCTTTTACTTGAGATTATATGTTTAACTACTGATATATTCGCTGAAGTTTGGTCGGTATTATTACTATATCTTTTAACCAAAATTATGTACTTATCAAAACAATTTACTTtcaacttttttagtttttaaattttataaaataggtGTGTTATTAGTCCTAATTGAGTTTTCAAATGGGTCGTttttaaatagagaaaaatgaactaaaatatttataaaatatagcaaaattttaaaactatcaatgatagatgttgatagacactgatagactcctatcaatgtctatcaatatcactaatagacattgatagaaatctatcagtatctatcaataatagTTCTAAacttttgctatatcttgtaaatattttcaatagttttaccatttaaaataatttcctttTCAAATGGTACCATTTTAATTATgagttgtattttttttagacTTATTGTTAAAAATAGGTATGTTTAGTTCATAAGTTAACAACATGAAaacaaaagttttgaaaatgtatctttttagttcttgaacttataagaatattttttaaaaaccttaaactagttttttttattaatttaaataaatttataacattttaaattttaaaaaaatacagataatatattttttatttacaatGTTGTATAATCGTTTTAGTTTATAACGAAAATTACTCCAAATACTCTTTAAACctattcttaaaattttgaacacatatattttgaaaatttaagaatcaAATACACTTGGTTTTAAGAGTTAGAGaaccaaaaaaatatattaaaaatccaATGATTAAATACACACATTcctcaaaatttagagactaataatgcaatttttttaaagaaaactttctttttgttattttttaaataaaattcagaAAAGGAGTATGacatgatgaaaaataaaatttaaaattatgtagaacgtttgaatattttattttaaaaattaatttgtaataaaaCTTTCCCCCTCGCTTCTTATCTCTAAACTTGACATTTTAATATTGCAAAACAggacacacacatatatatgtatataaatagattttatattatattttaatatgaacAATGATTAGGTTGCACTTAACCCCATATTTCCCATTTTATACCAaagaaaattttagaaaaataatttttttagaataacaaaaaaaaattatcaagtAAAAATTTTGCTCTCATATGACAATTTTTCATTGGGCAATTTTCTAGGCTGCACAGAGATAAGTGCAGCTAAGGAACATCCAAAAGTATTTGTATTTGTGTTTTAATATTGAACACAAAACTCTCTTCCATGCCTCTTGAGCTTTCTATATAAAGTCAATTATAAAGTCGAAGTGCCTTACACCATCAAACTAAAGCCCAAGAAGGAGAGTAAGGGCTTCTTTCTTGCCTCTTTCTTGGCTTTGTTTTCCTTATCCCTTTAGTGCTTTAAATGGCTGCAGATTCCTCTCCCATTCCCAATATAAGGAGAAGCAACTTCTCTAAAAGCTTTGTTTTTGGTTCTTCATCATCTGCTTACCAAGTACTATAAAAACACACTACcttcttttcattttgtttgATTCTCTGAATGAATTATTTTAATGCATAAtacgtatgtatgtatatatattgtattttaacAGTATGAAGGTGCTGCTTCTATGTATGGAAAAGGACCAAGTATTTGGGATAGCTACACTCATCAACACCCTggttctttcttcctttctctcaatacgaaaaataattaagaatAAATAACTCTTTCTCTTCAGAAAAGAAGAAGTTAGGTCATTGTTTGTTTTTGTGAAACTTCAGAGAGAATTGTTGATTGCAGTAATGGAGATTTAGCTGTTGATCAATATCACCGTTATAAGGTTTGTGAGATATATTTACTCacataaaattagaaaattgtcATCAATTTTTAGACCCcaatattactttttttttaccttatatacttaatttattcaataaataatgtgaaatattaattgattaattatttttcatgtataATACAGGAAGATGTTGCCATTATGAAGAATATAGGTTTTGATGCTTATAGATTCTCAATTTCCTGGTCCAGAGTCTTGCCAAGTAAGGATTTAAATATCTCTTGACATATGTAAAAGAAGTTTACcttcaaattttatatatttaatttttgggcaaatatcaatttatatccttcAACTTTgagggttgtatcaatttataccctaaactaataattgtattaatttaaaccttgGTCTTTGTGCAAGCAGagcatatcaatttaaaccatgaaatttgagaattgtatcaatttaaacctcaaactaataattgtatcaatttaaaccttgatcTTTataggttgtatcaatttaaacactgAACTTTGacagttgtatcaatttaaatcccaaACTAATGATTGTGTCAATTAAACCCCGAAATTTCATatgtgtatcaatttaaacccaagTGTACCCATTAAAACATAATGgagggtttaaattaatacaattatgaaagttcagggttcaaattgatacatctataaaagttcaaggtttaaattgatagaattattagtttatgatttaaattaatttaacctcCAAAGTTTAGGGTGTAAGTTGATACAACTCTCaaagtttaggggtataaataaatatttttcaattataagATTTGAGGATTATAACATTATTCTCTAATCTGAACAGAATTCATCtgattaattaaaacatatatcATCGATTAATAAACTTCGaaatttcatgttttttattagtttttttcctcaaaattaggacttttttttttttttaatatgctaTTTTGTACGTGTGTGTATAATATgtgtgtctatatatatatatattgagatATTTACTTACGCTATTATAATTCACAcataaaaaagtcaaattttacACCAAACACTTATACTAAGGTCAAGCTGATGAATGATTTAGTGACTTTATTATATCTTTATAAAACTAACTTTTCAAATCTCACTTCTATAAGTTTAACTTCCATCATTTTAGATAATCTTAATTGTATTATTAGATTTTGCATATATATAACTTAACTGATAACTTATGTgtattaatttatgttttaaacCATTTGAATATATTTAGAGGGAAAGCTTAGTGGTGGTGTGAATCAAGAAGGAATTGACTATTATAACAGACTCATCAATGAACTCCTTTCAAAAGGTTGGTGTATTATCATTAAAACactttcatgtaattaattaGTAGACAAATTATTTGGCTTAGCTTCATAATTTCAATCAATATTTGCAATTGTTAATTTGTAGGCATTCAACCCTATGTTACAATTTTTCATTGGGATGTTCCCCAAGCTTTAGAAGATGAATATCAAGGCTTCTTGGGTTATCAAATTATGTGAGTAACCTTTTTTTGAAATGGTCATATTCCTCACACAATAATAATACAAAACACATCAACATTATAGTGTGAATTACTaattttttataacaaattattaAAAGGAAATATCATTTAGATATTCCCACTAGTGTTATTGAAAGGAAATATCATTTAGATATTCCCACTAGTGTTATTAAAAGGAAACATACCATTATCTGGTCcacaaagggaaaaaaaatcaatcctCTTATTTTCCTACTCACATTGACATAATAATAATTagtaataacaacaataataataatcccTCTTCATAATAGAATGAGCTTCATAATATAGCtatgataaatgaaaattttattttagtttataattaAAGATTAACTAATATAACCTTAAATAGCTATACTTGTGTACTATCCtttattatattcaaataaaagtttaatttggGTCAAATAAAGTTTTCAGTTTTATTTGCCTAATAAGTCAGATTTGTTTCCCAGCCATTTTTGTTTTGAACCCAACTTCTTCTTTGCCAAATGTTAGAAGTAAATATCCCAAAGCTTGCTGTCTATTTCTATTTTAAAGTGTTTGGGTAAATCTTTAGATGAGATCTGTCAGAAAGAGAATAGAACAAAGAAATTGTCAAaatatattatagattttaaaacaGAAACATGTACTTCAAGGAAAGGAAATGAAATAATGTGAACATTCATTTCAGAAATGATTATCGAGACTTTGCTGATCTTTGCTTCAAAGAGTTTGGAGATAGAGTAAAACATTGGATCACTTTTAATGAGCAATATATCTTTGCCTTAAATGGTTATGCAACTGGAGAATTTGCACCAGGCAGAGGATCTTCTTCGCAACCGTTTAACTGTCTCGGTGGTGATTCTGGGACTGAACCGTACCTTGTTGGTCACCACCAAATTCTCGCACATGCTACTTCAGTTAAACTTTACAAGTCTAAATATCATGTACAAACTCTCCCTCTTATTATACCAATGCATACTTATTGTTTCGTGTATTACctaaatttgattttggttaATTCCATCTATACTACCTAAAgctcaaaatttaataaagttattgaagtaaaggtaaatttaaaatatttgatatattttcaaCCATTTTGTCACGTGGGATTTTTAGGCAGATCAAAATGGTGAAATTGGGGTGACATTGTATTCGGATTGGTTTGTCCCATATTCAAGTAGTGACGAAGACAAAAATGCTACATCTCGAGCTCTTGATTTTTCTCTTGGTTGGTAAGTAAAATTAACATAAGTTTTCATTCGAAATATATTCTTATCACTTATATTATTTTCTCTCAGCtatttaaatgttatatttttgtaGGTTCTTGCATCCCATAGTATATGGAGATTATCCAACCAGCATGAGAGCTCTTGTGAAGGAGAGGTTGCCTAAATTCACAAAAGAAGAAACTATTTTGATCAAAGGGTCCTATGATTTTATTGGAATAAATTACTATACATCTAATTATGCACAAAATAATACCAATGTTGATCCTCACAAACCAAACCTATTGACTGATCCACATGCCAATACTTCAAGTATGcattttaaaataacatttcCTTTGTACATTTTGACCATTTTTTCTCATGgtaaataaacacataaatttctctattttaactttgcaaaattttttttttaactgtaGCTGATCGGAATGGAGTTTCAATTGGTCCAAAGGTAATCAACGTCTAAACGTTCATtcaaagtttcaattttcttttttagaaaattcattgaaagatatatttaaaacttTCTCAATCATgtattaactttatattattggtttgttttaatcttttaaatctaatttaattttatgaaattgtcctttttatcaaataatttgtGAATCTTGTAGGTGAACGGATCATCTTGGCTTGCAGTTTATCCAGAAGGGCTGAAAGATCTGATGATACATATAAAGAACCATTATAAAAATCCCTTTATCTACATCACAGAAAATGGTATGTAAAGAGTTTTGTTTCTTATATTAATAAGagaataaaattattatcatGTTGAATTATCTCTTATTCACTAATTAAGTTCGTTATTATAGGATATCTTGATTTTGATAGTCCTGATGTTTCCACATTAATCAAGGATGAGGGTAGAGTTAAATACTACCAACAACATCTCGAAAAACTTCATGAATCAATCAAGtgagtaactaaatttttttaaaaaaagaaaaatactttaGCTAATTATTCTCATTTTGAGTTCCTTGTTAATGAGTGGTTTGTTTCGTAACTTAGATTCTCAAAGAGTGGGCATCTGAATTACTGTGTTTGTTTTGCGGTATTGTAAGATGCTCCGACATCTGAAAATTCTCGGGTATTGTAAGATGTCCGTATAGAGAGCATTTGGAGAGTTTTGGATGCCTTCCTGAAACATGAC comes from Benincasa hispida cultivar B227 chromosome 2, ASM972705v1, whole genome shotgun sequence and encodes:
- the LOC120071573 gene encoding beta-glucosidase 12-like produces the protein MAADSSPIPNIRRSNFSKSFVFGSSSSAYQYEGAASMYGKGPSIWDSYTHQHPERIVDCSNGDLAVDQYHRYKEDVAIMKNIGFDAYRFSISWSRVLPKGKLSGGVNQEGIDYYNRLINELLSKGIQPYVTIFHWDVPQALEDEYQGFLGYQIINDYRDFADLCFKEFGDRVKHWITFNEQYIFALNGYATGEFAPGRGSSSQPFNCLGGDSGTEPYLVGHHQILAHATSVKLYKSKYHADQNGEIGVTLYSDWFVPYSSSDEDKNATSRALDFSLGWFLHPIVYGDYPTSMRALVKERLPKFTKEETILIKGSYDFIGINYYTSNYAQNNTNVDPHKPNLLTDPHANTSTDRNGVSIGPKVNGSSWLAVYPEGLKDLMIHIKNHYKNPFIYITENGYLDFDSPDVSTLIKDEGRVKYYQQHLEKLHESIKVGVKINGFFAWSLLDDFEWESGYTMRFGLVYIDFKNGLKRSPKLSANWFNHFLHT